GTTAATGAATATTTTAAGAGACCTGAAATCAGGATTTTATTGGCTGCTGACCAGCACAATGCAAAATTTGTGTGGAGTAAACCAACTACTACTAAAGACGCAAAAGGAAAAGATATTGAAGCTGTAGAATTATACGCTTTAAAAGGAAACAGAGATAACGCTCCTGCTATGAGTGGTGGTGTTGTTACAGATGCAAAAGATACTTTTGACCAATTAGGAAAACCAGCTGTTTCTATGCAAATGAACAGTCAGGGAGCAAAAATTTGGGAAGAATTGACAGGAAGAGCTTTTTCTCAAAAAAGTTATATCGCTATTGTTCTGGATAATGTAGTTTATTCTGCACCAGGAGTAACTAGCGGACCAATCGCAGGAGGAAGATCTGAAATTACAGGTTCTTTTGATGTGGCTGAAACGAAAGATTTAGCAAACGTATTGAATGCGGGTAAATTACCGGCTTCTGCAGATATTATTCAGTCTACTGTTGTAGGTCCATCTTTGGGTCAGGCTGCAATCGATGCGGGAACAATTTCTTCTATATTAGGATTTTTATTAGTTTGCGGATGGATGGTATTCTATTATGGTAAAGCGGGTTGGTATGCTAATCTTGCATTATTATTAAACTTGCTTTTCTTATTCGGAATTATGGCTAGTTTTGGTTTTGTATTAACATTACCGGGTATTGCAGGTATTGTATTAACATTAGGTACTGCGGTAGATGCGAACATTATTATATTTGAAAGGGCAAAAGAAGAATTACGAGAAGGTAAGTCATTATCTGAAGCTGTTACAGCATCTTACGGATGGCACGGTGCAATGCGTTCTATCATTGATGCAAACGTTACACACGTATTAACAGGAGCAATTTTGTTTATTTTCGGTACAGGTCCAATTAAAGGTTTTGCTTTAACATTACTTATTGGTATCGTAACTTCATTGTTTACTTCAATTTTTATTGCAAGAATTTTTATCGACAGAAATATTGCCGGAAAAGGAGATTTAACTTTCTCTACAAATATCACTAAAAACTGGTTTACTAATTTCCATTTTGATTTTATTAAAATCAAAAAATTCACTTACATCTTCTCTTCTATTATAGTTGTAGTAAGCTTAATTTCTATTTTCTTTGTTAATGGATTAGATGAAGGTGTGGATTTTGTTGGAGGTAGAACTTTCCAGGTTAAATTTGAAAAACCAGTTGATGCAACTGTAATTTCAGATGAATTATCTGCTGCTTTCGGAACTCCGGTTGAAGCTAAAATTTTAGGTGATGATGATCAGTTAAAAATCACTACGAAATACAAAATCAAAGAAGATGGAGTGGCTGTTGATGAAGAAGTGAATCAAAAATTATACAAAGCTTTAGCGAAATATTTCCCTAATGTAACGTATGAAAAATTCACAAACACTTATGATGGAAAAACGATTGGAGTTTTACAGGCTTCTAAAGTAGGAGCTTCAATCTCTGAGGATATCAAAACAAATTCATACTGGGCAGTTCTTGGAGCAATGGCGGTTATTTTCTTGTACTTAATGGTTTCTTTCCGTAAATGGCAGTATTCATTAGGTGCTATTGCAGCAGTTGCACACGACGTAATCTTTGTATTAGGAATTTACTCTTTATGTTATAAATTCATGCCTTTCCACATGGAAATGGATCAGCACTTTATCGCTGCGATTCTAACTGTAATTGGTTATTCTATGAACGATACCGTAATTGTATTCGACAGGGTTAGGGAGTTTATTATCGGAAACCGTAAAGGAAGTTTCGAAGATATCGTAAACGCTTCTATTAATACTACATTGTCAAGAACATTGAATACTTCATTAATGATGATCATTGTATTATTAACCATGTTCATCTTTGGTGGTGAATCAATCAGAGGATTTATTTTTGCCATGTTAATTGGTATTATTGTTGGTACATATTCATCATTGTTTATCGCTACACCTGTGTTGGTTGATACGATTTCTTCTGATGAGAAACACACAATTGAAGACAAACATAATAAGGCTTAATTAAATTAAATCTTAGTTTTAATATAAAAATCCGGCAAATAGACTGCACCCAAAAGTTTAGACAAATTTATAATTAATTTTGATAATGATGAGCTCGATATTGTATCGGGCTCATTTTGTTTAAATTTGACTTGATTCTTTCTCTATTGTAATAGATAATATAATTTTCGATATCTTGTTTTAATTGACTTATAGAACTGTACTTTTTAAGGTAAAACAATTCGGATTTTAATATCCCGAAGAAGTTTTCTATAATCGCATTATCCAGACAATTCCCTTTTCTGGACATACTCTGTACGATTCCTTTTTTTTCAATAAATGCTGGTATTGTTTCATTTGGTATTGCCAGCCTTGATCAGAATGTAAGGTCAAATTAGTATTGTTTGGTATTTTCTTAAATGCTTTTTTTAACATCACGACCACTTGACTAAATACGGGTCGTTCCGCTAGCTCATAACTGATAATTTCTTGGTTGAATAAGTCTATAATAGGCGATAAATATAGTTTTTTTCCTGATACATTAAACTCGGTTATGTCGGTTGCCCATTTTTTATTTGGAGCTTCTGATTTAAAATTGCGTTCCAAAATATTAGGTGCGATTTTGCCCTGTTCCCCTTTATATGATTTATATTTCTTTATTCTAATAATGCTTTTTAGCCCTAATAGCTTCATCAATCTGAAAACTGTTTTATGATTGATAGTTATCCCTTTATTGTTCAATTCGTCGGTAATTCTTCTATAGCCATAACGACCTTTGTGCTTGTGATAAATGGATTTTATAAATTCTTTTATGATTTGATACTTATCCACAGATTTGTTTTGTTTTTCATAGTAGTAAAAACTGCTACGTGCCATATTAGTACGATTCAAAAGTAAATCTAAATCATATAAATGCCTTAATTCCATTATGGCTTGCGCTTTTTGGCTGCTTCTTCGGCTTGAATTAAGGCTTGTAGCTTTTTTAGCAAATCGTTCTCACAGCGCAGGGCTTCAATTTCCAAGAGAAGTTCTTCTTCCCTGGATAATGGCTTGTCTGATTT
The Flavobacterium flavigenum genome window above contains:
- a CDS encoding IS3 family transposase, translated to MELRHLYDLDLLLNRTNMARSSFYYYEKQNKSVDKYQIIKEFIKSIYHKHKGRYGYRRITDELNNKGITINHKTVFRLMKLLGLKSIIRIKKYKSYKGEQGKIAPNILERNFKSEAPNKKWATDITEFNVSGKKLYLSPIIDLFNQEIISYELAERPVFSQVVVMLKKAFKKIPNNTNLTLHSDQGWQYQMKQYQHLLKKKESYRVCPEKGIVWIMRL
- a CDS encoding IS3 family transposase; this encodes MSRKGNCLDNAIIENFFGILKSELFYLKKYSSISQLKQDIENYIIYYNRERIKSNLNKMSPIQYRAHHYQN
- the secDF gene encoding protein translocase subunit SecDF produces the protein MQNKGLIKFFAILFALVSIYQLSFTFVANNVKEEAKAFAGDNPDKELKYLDSIGKVKVFDLGFTDFTYNEVKNKQLNKGLDLEGGINVILQISIKDVLKGLANNSKNPVFNKSLADASANLEGNKTYLNKFFEAFDANSKGSVKLASPDIFANRSLQGEGGIDFQMSDAQAQKVIKRKVDESVESAFKVLRERIDKFGVTQPNVQKLGETGRILVELPGAKDVDRIKKLLGGKAQLEFWETFKIEEIGNFLVATNEALKKTEIKKTETKAVVKDSLNALLTDAKDSLDTKKGNNPLFDKMIGQGGGPVLGYFAPKDTAVVNEYFKRPEIRILLAADQHNAKFVWSKPTTTKDAKGKDIEAVELYALKGNRDNAPAMSGGVVTDAKDTFDQLGKPAVSMQMNSQGAKIWEELTGRAFSQKSYIAIVLDNVVYSAPGVTSGPIAGGRSEITGSFDVAETKDLANVLNAGKLPASADIIQSTVVGPSLGQAAIDAGTISSILGFLLVCGWMVFYYGKAGWYANLALLLNLLFLFGIMASFGFVLTLPGIAGIVLTLGTAVDANIIIFERAKEELREGKSLSEAVTASYGWHGAMRSIIDANVTHVLTGAILFIFGTGPIKGFALTLLIGIVTSLFTSIFIARIFIDRNIAGKGDLTFSTNITKNWFTNFHFDFIKIKKFTYIFSSIIVVVSLISIFFVNGLDEGVDFVGGRTFQVKFEKPVDATVISDELSAAFGTPVEAKILGDDDQLKITTKYKIKEDGVAVDEEVNQKLYKALAKYFPNVTYEKFTNTYDGKTIGVLQASKVGASISEDIKTNSYWAVLGAMAVIFLYLMVSFRKWQYSLGAIAAVAHDVIFVLGIYSLCYKFMPFHMEMDQHFIAAILTVIGYSMNDTVIVFDRVREFIIGNRKGSFEDIVNASINTTLSRTLNTSLMMIIVLLTMFIFGGESIRGFIFAMLIGIIVGTYSSLFIATPVLVDTISSDEKHTIEDKHNKA